A genomic window from Terriglobia bacterium includes:
- a CDS encoding SPOR domain-containing protein gives MDSQDQEVTLGTGRLLGLFFGLVIVCALFFSMGFSLGRKSAAEPVLAAGTAVIHTSGATKPSPTVPETPVKPDCASGGECPPDNGARSSSDELTFYKAVEQNEPKAKLESPAKPPAPQASTRTIESKPTTPEATKPVSLSVGYMVQVAAVTKQDDADALVNALRKKNYPVLTTNGPTDKFYHVQVGPFRDVREAESMRSKLTGDGYNPILKK, from the coding sequence ATGGACTCTCAGGATCAGGAAGTCACGTTGGGAACGGGCCGCTTGCTGGGCCTGTTCTTCGGGTTGGTGATCGTCTGCGCGCTGTTCTTCAGCATGGGCTTTTCGCTGGGGCGGAAGTCGGCGGCTGAACCGGTGTTGGCGGCCGGGACCGCAGTGATCCACACCAGCGGCGCAACCAAGCCGTCGCCGACAGTGCCAGAGACTCCCGTCAAGCCTGACTGCGCCAGTGGGGGTGAGTGCCCACCGGATAACGGGGCGAGATCCAGTTCCGACGAGCTGACCTTTTACAAGGCGGTCGAGCAGAACGAGCCCAAGGCCAAGCTGGAGTCTCCGGCCAAGCCGCCTGCGCCGCAAGCTTCAACCAGGACCATCGAATCGAAGCCGACAACGCCTGAAGCGACGAAGCCGGTGTCGCTGAGCGTGGGATACATGGTACAGGTGGCGGCGGTCACCAAGCAGGATGACGCCGACGCGCTGGTCAACGCGCTACGCAAGAAAAATTATCCGGTCCTCACCACCAATGGGCCAACGGACAAGTTCTATCACGTGCAGGTCGGGCCGTTCCGGGACGTGAGAGAGGCAGAGTCCATGCGCTCAAAATTGACGGGCGACGGCTACAACCCGATTTTGAAGAAGTAA
- a CDS encoding slipin family protein produces the protein MNPLTFIPIAIFVLYILNSIKILPEYERGVIFRLGRLLPEPKGPGIFLVFAPLDKMVRVSLQQEALEVPPQDIITRDNVTLKVNAVIFLRVVDPRRAVVEVKNYLYQTSQFAQTTLRSVLGEVELDELLSHREKLNLRIQSILDQHTAPWGVKVANVEVKQVDMPESMLRAMAKQAEAEREKRSKIIHAEGEFSAAQRLVDAAHLLATEPVSIQLRYLQTLTEIGVEKNTTIVFPLPVDLLEGLQSLIDRRMKDRAAPAGSGT, from the coding sequence TCAAGATTCTTCCCGAGTACGAGCGCGGCGTCATCTTCCGCCTGGGGCGATTGCTGCCCGAGCCCAAGGGACCCGGCATTTTCCTGGTGTTTGCGCCGCTGGACAAAATGGTCCGCGTCTCGCTGCAGCAGGAGGCACTGGAGGTCCCGCCGCAGGACATCATCACGCGCGACAACGTCACGCTGAAGGTGAACGCGGTCATCTTCCTGCGCGTGGTGGACCCGCGGCGCGCCGTGGTCGAGGTGAAGAACTACCTCTACCAGACGTCGCAGTTTGCGCAGACCACGCTGCGCTCGGTGCTGGGGGAAGTCGAGCTCGACGAACTGCTGTCGCACCGCGAAAAGCTGAATTTGCGCATCCAGAGCATCCTCGACCAGCACACCGCGCCCTGGGGCGTGAAGGTGGCTAACGTCGAAGTGAAGCAAGTGGACATGCCGGAATCCATGCTGCGCGCCATGGCCAAGCAGGCGGAGGCGGAGCGCGAGAAGCGCAGCAAGATCATCCACGCCGAGGGCGAATTCTCGGCGGCGCAGCGCCTGGTGGACGCGGCACACCTGCTCGCCACCGAGCCTGTCTCCATTCAATTGCGCTACCTGCAGACGCTGACCGAAATCGGGGTGGAGAAGAACACCACCATCGTTTTCCCGTTGCCGGTGGATTTGCTGGAAGGCTTGCAGTCGCTGATTGATAGGCGCATGAAGGATCGCGCGGCGCCGGCGGGAAGCGGAACGTAG
- a CDS encoding sulfite oxidase-like oxidoreductase: MLFEGNERKRREREMRQAGRLPPGQSLTLKWPVLHYGSVPRFDPAKWDFQLRGLVEKPLRLSWEEFNRLPKSEVHSDFHCVTRWSRFDNTWTGVLFRDMLQLVQLRPEANHVLVHGEQGYTANLPLADLDRDNVLFATHHDGEPLLPDHGYPLRLIVPHLYAWKSVKWVRGLEFLDHDQAGFWEQNGYHMYGDPFKEQRFSE, translated from the coding sequence ATGCTTTTTGAAGGCAACGAGCGCAAGCGGCGCGAACGCGAAATGCGGCAGGCGGGACGCTTGCCTCCGGGGCAATCGCTCACCCTGAAATGGCCGGTGTTGCATTATGGCTCCGTGCCGCGCTTCGATCCCGCGAAATGGGATTTCCAACTGCGCGGGTTGGTCGAGAAACCGCTGCGGTTAAGCTGGGAGGAATTCAACCGCCTGCCGAAGTCGGAGGTCCACAGCGACTTCCACTGCGTCACGCGCTGGAGCCGCTTCGACAACACGTGGACGGGCGTGCTCTTCCGCGACATGCTGCAACTGGTGCAGCTCAGGCCGGAAGCGAATCACGTGCTCGTGCACGGCGAGCAGGGCTACACCGCCAACCTGCCGCTGGCCGACCTTGATCGCGACAACGTGCTCTTCGCCACCCATCACGACGGCGAACCGCTTTTGCCCGACCACGGTTATCCGCTGCGGCTGATTGTTCCGCACCTGTACGCGTGGAAGTCAGTCAAGTGGGTGCGCGGGCTGGAATTTCTCGATCACGATCAAGCCGGCTTCTGGGAGCAGAACGGATATCACATGTACGGCGATCCGTTTAAGGAGCAGCGCTTCAGCGAGTGA